One window of the Mixophyes fleayi isolate aMixFle1 chromosome 6, aMixFle1.hap1, whole genome shotgun sequence genome contains the following:
- the NODAL gene encoding nodal homolog: MTDRAKDKDLDSLNLPNFMLSLYQSFHRLESRHGIELGPVPLPGFSPSPQADIIRSLTAKNFEQVGERYILVFDFSSLSLDEELQFVEVRIKKSALAKPLSDGVQVMVDVFHEDSTCQKPRELCQEYLHLGLFKSTPRSRDSESWVVIEATEIVHKWLERTDKAGVHTPVHSKLREIISEENAKRKYKVHTSADQLVLMFVYSNTSKKERFSVTATLLLDAAQSKFLAPMPVLKTKTTSRRSRRSHMIRDRVLGMKHAPTSDNTSNLCRRVEFIVDFYMIGWAAWIIHPKKYNAYRCEGTCPSPVNESVKPNNHSYLQSLVNLYDKEKAPEVCCVPIKMSSLSMAYYDHMTVAFQSHEAMIVEECGCR; this comes from the exons ATGACTGACAGAGCAAAGGACAAGGACCTGGACTCCCTTAATCTTCCCAACTTCATGCTGAGCCTCTACCAAAGTTTTCATCGCCTTGAATCCAGACATGGCATAGAACTGGGACCAGTACCACTACCTGGGTTTTCACCCAGTCCACAGGCTGACATCATCCGGAGTCTGACTGCTAAAA ACTTTGAACAAGTGGGAGAAAGATACATTCTTGTATTTGACTTTTCGTCTCTCAGCCTTGATGAAGAGCTTCAGTTTGTTGAGGTCCGAATTAAGAAAAGTGCATTAGCAAAGCCACTTAGCGATGGGGTACAAGTGATGGTGGATGTTTTTCATGAAGACTCAACTTGCCAAAAGCCTCGTGAGTTATGCCAAGAATATCTACATTTGGGTTTATTTAAAAGTACTCCTCGGTCAAGAGATTCAGAAAGTTGGGTAGTGATAGAAGCTACTGAGATAGTCCACAAGTGGTTGGAAAGGACTGATAAAGCTGGTGTCCATACACCTGTTCATTCAAAACTTAGAGAAATTATATCAGAAGAGAATGCCAAAAGGAAATACAAGGTACACACTTCTGCAGATCAACTGGTACTCATGTTTGTATATTCCAATACTTCCAAGAAGGAGAGGTTCTCAGTGACTGCTACACTCCTGCTAGATGCTGCACAATCCAAATTCCTTGCACCAATGCCAGTCTTGAAAACCAAAACTACATCAAGAAGAAGTAGAAGAAGCCACATGATTAGAGATCGCGTCCTGGGCATGAAGCATGCCCCAACTTCTGATAATACAAGCAATCTTTGCAGAAGAGTGGAGTTCATTGTGGATTTCTATATGATTGGTTGGGCTGCTTGGATCATTCATCCAAAAAAATACAATGCTTATCGGTGTGAAGGCACCTGTCCAAGCCCAGTGAATGAAAGTGTCAAACCAAACAATCATTCATACCTTCAG AGCTTAGTAAACTTGTATGACAAAGAAAAGGCTCCAGAAGTGTGCTGCGTTCCCATCAAGATGAGCTCTCTCAGTATGGCTTACTACGATCATATGACTGTCGCCTTCCAAAGCCATGAAGCCATGATTGTAGAAGAGTGTGGATGCCGATGA